The Pseudomonas sp. KU26590 genomic sequence CCCCAAGTCACGAGGATGTCGATACCTGACCGGCGCCAGTGATATGCACGACAGATGATCTGTCACAGACGCAGATCCGGAGATTTACGGCAGTTCAGCTCGCCGACATCCAGCTGACCGCGAGCGCCTGACCGCCGGGAGCTTGAACGGCGACTTCATGAGGCCCAGGCTTCGAAGCCGATCCTCCGATACAGCCGGCTCAAGTCAGTGCAAGGACGCCCCAATGAACCGTCACTCCAGCCGCGTAACAGGCAGCTGCCCAACGCCGATCACCCGGACGTGCGATCGCCTGAACACCCCGAAAGCCCAGTAAAACAAGGCCTGTAGAGTATCAGTGCGCCCGCTAAAGCCTCTGGATAGCCCAACAAATCGCTGCTCCTGGCGTCGAAACTGGCCCAAAAGTCGCGAAATACACCTACCTGCACACGCAAACGTCACTTCAATTGCCCGGAAGGCCTAAACGAGTCCACAAACCTTAGGGTGATCAGAGAACCCCGCTAACACACCCCGACGCAAATATGCAATATCCGATAACTGTCAGACCCGGATATTGCATCTATACCCATCCTGCACGATCATGCCGGCATCTTCCGCATCTCCAGCCAGCGAATTCAAATGCCCGCGCCTTCGTCCCCCCATCCGCTGTTCGAAACCTACGCGAAGTTCGGCGAGCTCAACTTCAGCTCATTAAAGGAAGAGCTTCCGGCGATCCGTGATTATCTCGAGCAGTTCCCCGCCGAGACCCAGGCCATCGAAGGCTACCGGGCCGTGCGCAGCTTTCTCAAGTCCTACGCCGGCAACGAATCCACGTTCAATTCCTACCGTACTCACGTCGAACGACTGCTGCTCTGGACGATGGTCAAATCCAGAACACCCCTCCTCGCCATGCGCCGCACCCAGGCCGAGAGCTTTATGGAATTCTGCCTGGCGCCTGATCCTTCCTGGGTAGGCCCGGTGGTCAAATCCCGCTTCACCCGCCTCGGTGCGCGCAAGAAAACCGCGACGGACACTTGCGTGCTCAACCCCGACTGGCGGCCGTTCAGCCAGACCGTCGCCAAGGAAGAACGCAAGCGCGCCGAGGAGGAAAACCGGCCCGCCCTTCAGGACACCTACCGGCTGGCCCAGGGCTCTATCGCGCAGATCTTTGCGGTGTGCGGCAGCTTTTTCCAGCACGCGATTGACGAGGGTTTCTGCGAGCAGAATCCGTTTCGCGCGGTGAAACAGAAGAGCAAATACAAGGAGCGCAACACCGATAACCAGGACACGCGCATCCTGACTTCGCTGCAGTGGGATTTCGTGCTGGAGACCGCCGAACTGCTGGCCGCCGAGGACACCAAGTACGAGCGCACACTGTTTATTGTGGCGACCATTTTTGCCATGTACCTGCGAGTTTCCGATCTGGTCGGTCGCGATAACTGGAAGCCAACCATGGGCGATCTGCGCAAAGACGGCGCCGGCAACTGGTGGTATCACGTGGTGGGTAAAGGCAATAAAGCCGGCAAGATCAGCGTGCGTGACGACTATGTCGAGAACTACCTCAAGCGCTGGCGCCTTCATCAGGGTCTGTCCCCCCTGCCCGGCTTCCGTGAAAGCACGCCGCTGATTGCCACCCAACGTGGACGCGCCGGTTTGTCCGACCGGCATATCCGTGTGTTGCTGCAGGAGGTGTTTGATCGCGCGCTGCAGCGCATGCAGGCCGAGCACTGGCCGGATGAGGACGTGGGCCGCCTGCGCGCTGCGTCCTTGCACTGGCTGCGGCACACCTCGGCCACCTTCGATGCGCCGCACCGCGACATGAAGGATCTGCAGGTCGATCTGCGCCATAACAGCCTCAGCACGACGCAGAACGTCTACTACAACTCCGAGGATGAGAAGCGGGCTTACTCGGTCAAGCGCTTACCCATGAAAGAGCGATCGTGATCTGTAAATCCTTGGGCAGACGCTGACGGTCAGCGGCCAGGCTAGCCGTTGAGGATGGCCTGATGAATATGCTCCAGCGGCATGATCCGCTGGGCAGCGTTGAGCTTGATGGCCTCCTTGGGCATGCCGAAGACTACGCAGCTGGCCTCATCCTGGGCAACCGTGGCGGCGCCGGCGTCGAGCATCTCCTTGAGCCCGCGCGCGCCGTCGTCGCCCATGCCGGTCATGATAATACCGGTGGCGTTCTTGCCGGCGAACTTGGCCACCGAACGAAACAGCACATCCACTGAAGGCCGATGCCGGTTGACCTGCGGCCCGTCGATCACCTGGGCGTGATAATAAGCGCCACTGCGGGTGACCATCAGGTGCTTGCCACCCGGGGCGATCAAGGCCAGACCTGGGAGAATGCGGTCGTTGTTACGCGCTTCGCGCACCTCGATCGCACAGATGCTGTTGAGGCGTTCGGCAAAGGAGGCCGTGAACTTCTCGGGCATGTGTTGCACGATCACAATGCCCGGGCACACCCTCGGCAATGCCTTGAGCACCGCTTCCAGCGCCTGCGTCCCCCCGGTGGAGGTGCCGATGGCGACGATGCGTTCAGTGGTCTGTGCCATGGCGTGGCCAGTGGCGGCAGGCAGGATCGCATCCGCACTGAGCTTGCCGGCCGGAGCAAGCGGAACCGGGGTGGCGCTGCGCTTTCCCAGGTTTCTGACGTTGGAGTTGGCGGCAGCGCGTATCGCGGCCACCAGTTCGGCCGCCGATTCGATGAGGAAATTCTTTAACCCGGTCGTGGGTTTGGTGATGATTTCCACTGCGCCTGCCGACAACGCCTGCAAGGAGGTTTCTGCGCCTTTTTGAGTCAGCGAGGAACAGATCACCACAGGCGTCGGCCGCTCGCTCATGATTTTCTTGAGAAAGGTGATCCCGTCCATCCGTGGCATTTCCACGTCCAGCACGATCACATCGGGCCATTCCCGGGCGAGCTTGTCCATGGCGAAAATCGGGTCTGAAGCCGCGCCCATGACGTGGATATCGGGTGTGTCGCTGAGAATGGCCATTAGCACCTGGCGCACCACGGCCGAGTCATCGACCAGCAGTACGCTGATTTTTTTGGTAGGCATCGTGTTGAAGTGTTCCCATTGGTTGGTGCCGAACCCAGACATTGCCGTTCCACACGTCGAACATGATCGTGCGGTGACCGGTGCTGCCCATGTCCTGAGCCGTCAGGTGCAGGTGGTGACGCTCGGCCAGGGCCAGCGCCGCGCGAATATTCATGCTGGCCACGTCCTGCGTGCGCAGGTCGCGCGGGTGGTCGGGAAACATCCTGCCGCCGCCGAACAGCTTGATCTGGTAATCCTGCACCTGAGTACCGTTGATGAGGGCGTGTCGAAGCAGCAACTCCAGCGCCTCATCGCCATATCGGCCGTCCAGCGGCTGATCGTGACGCAGCCGTCCTGGCAGCATGAAGTGGCACATGCCGCCGATCAGCCGTTGCGGGTGCCAGAACGTGATCGCCACGCAGGAGCCGAGCAGTGTGCGCAAGCGCGTCGGACGCGTCGCGAAACAGACCTGGCCAGGGGCCAACACCACTTCGGCCGCGCCGACAGGCATTTTCATGGCTTGCGATAAATCGAAGGCGCCACCAGCTTCACGGTGTCATTCACACCGTTGAGGCTTTCCGAGTGACTGATGATCAAGTAGCCGCCTGGCTTAAGGAGCGGCAGCATCCGTGCGACGACCTGGGTCTTGGTTGGCTGGTCGAAATAAATCATCACATTGCGCAGGAATATCACGTCGAACTCACCGAGGGCGGGCAGCGCTTCGTTGAGGTTGACCTGGACAAAATTGACGCGGCTGCGCAATGCCTTGTCGATCAGGAAGGTGCCCTCCTGGCGCCCGATGCCTTTCAGGCAATACTTGACCAGCAGCGGTTGGGGCAGCGTCTCGGCGCGACCCATGGCGTAATGGCCGCTGCGGGCCTTGGCCAGTACTTGGGTACTGATGTCCGAGCCGACCACTTCCCAAGGCGTGGTGCCCAGGCCCTCGGCCAGGGTCATCGCCAGGCTGTAGGGTTCTTCGCCCGAGGAGCTGGCCGCGCTCCACACCCGAAACACCTTGCCCGGCGCAGCCTTGGGCAGCACCTGCTGGCGCAGGAAGTCGAAGTGCTTGGGTTCGCGGAAGAAATAGGTCTCGTTGGTGGTCAGCAAATCCAGAGCAACTTGCAGCTCGCCCTTGCGTTCGTCCTTCATGATCAGCTTGAAGTACTCGCCATAGCTCTGCAGCTCGTAATGCTTGAGGCGCTTGAACAGGCGCCCTGCCACCAGCGCTTTCTTGGCGGGTGACAGGTTGATGCCGGCCGCGCGGTACAGCCAGCTCTGGAACTGACCGAACTCACGATCATCGATGGTAGCGGTGTCTGCCATGTTCGGGCCTCAACGCGGGTCGAGATCAAGGGCCGGCGCCTGACCGGCTTCGGCAAGGCTGGACATCTCATCGATGGACATCACGTTGTCCACATCCAGCACAATCACGAACTTGCCATCGACCTTGGCCATGCCGTCAATGAAATCCGATCGAATCCGCGCGCCGAAACTGGGCGGTGGCTCGATCTGCGCGGCCGGAATCTCCTGCACCGCAGACACAGTGTCGACCAGCAAACCGATGTCCTGCGCCTGCCCCTCCTCGGTGCTCGCCTCAATGATGATGACGCAGGAGCGCCGGGTGATCGCCGAGTTGGCTCGCCCGAAGCGCGCCGACAGGTCGACCACCGGGACCACCGCGCCGCGCAGGTTGATCACCCCGCGCACAAAGGCGGGCATCATGGGCACCACGGTCAGGCTGCCGTATTCAATAATTTCCTTGATCCCCAGAATGCCGATGGCGAACATTTCGCCGCCGAGCATGAAGGTCAGATATTGCGCGTCCTCATCCACCGCAACTGCGGTATGCCGAGTGGTCGTCACTGCGCCCATGTCGTTCTCCCTGTAGGCCCGCATCGATGCTTGTGATCAGAAGCGGGTGAATTCCGATTCGTCCGGGGCACCGGCCATGCTGTACGCGAACGCTTTGCGCGGCGGCTGCGGTTTCACCCGTGGCGGCTGATGGCCCGGCTTACTGCCGGCGTTGTCCACGTTGCTGCTTTGAGCGGCGGGCCTTGGCGTCGAATCCAGCACGAAGAAACTCATGGCCTGTTGCAGCTGTTCGGCCTGGCTGCTCATTTCTTCGGCGGTGGCCGCCAACTCTTCGCTGCTCGACGCATTCTGCTGGGTCACCTGGTTGAGCTGAGTCATGGCCGTGTTGATCTGCGCGACACCGGCGGCCTGTTCCTCGGATGCAGCGCTGATTTCCTGTACAAGGTCGCTGGTCTTGTTAATGGACGGCACCATCTCGCCGAGCAACTTGCCGGCCTTCTCGGCCATGTCCACGCTGCTGGAAGACAGCTCGCCGATTTCCTGGGCGGCCACCTGGCTGCGTTCGGCCAGTTTGCGCACCTCAGCCGCTACCACCGCGAAACCCTTGCCATGCTCACCGGCCCGAGCGGCCTCGATGGCTGCGTTGAGGGCCAGCAGGTTGGTCTGGTAAGCGATGTCATCAATGATGCTGATGCGCTGGGCGATTTTCTTCATCGCCACGACGGTCTGCTGGACCGAATCGCCGCCCTCGGTGGCTTCCTTGGCGGCTTTGCTGGCCATGCCATCGGTGACTTTGGCGTTTTCGGTGTTCTGGTTGATGCTGGCGCTCATCTGCTCGATCGAGGCACTGGTTTCCTCGACGCTGGCGGCCTGTTCACTGGTGGCCTGGCTCATCGATTGCGCAGTGGCGCTGACCTGCTCGGAGGCGCTCGCCAGGTTGTCAGCGGCGTTGCGCACCTCGCCGATGATGTGTCCCAGCTTGCCGACCATGTTGCGCATGGCGTTGAGCACCATGCCGGTTTCATCTTTCGTACCCGGTGCGATAGGTGCACTGAGGTTGCCTTCGGCCAATTGCTCGGCGGCTGTGGCGGCTTGTCTCAGAGGACGCGAAATGATCCGCGCGATGAATAAGGCCAAGCCCAGCCCGATCAACAACGCAGCGACCAGCGCCGCTATGATCGCTAAACGAGCGTTTTCGTACAGCGCCGAGCCCTTGTCACCGGCAGCCGTCGCGCCGGCGTCATTGAGCTCGACCATTTTCTGCAGGCGGTTGGTCAAGTCTTCGAAACGCACCTTGGACTCACCCCTGAGCAGGCTGCGCGCCTGGTCCTCCTGATTCTGCCGGGAAAGCTCGAGCACTTGACTGCTAGTTGCCAGGTAGGACGCCCATGCGCTTTTTGCACCCGCGAGAAGCTGACGATCTTCCTCGTTCGACAGCAACTGCTCATAGGTGCCCATGCGGGTTTCGAACTGTTGGCGGGCTTCGACGGCTTCACGCCCGGCCTGGGCCTTTTCTTCGGCGATATCGGTGCTGATGTAGCGGTTCTCTTTCAAGCGATAGTTGGCGGCAAAAAAGCGCATGCCTGCCGCTGCCCGCATGGAGGGCATCCAGTTACCCCGGATGTCCTGCGCAGCCTGGTTGACAGCCCCGAGCTGGAGAATGGCGAAGACGCCCATCGCGGCAGTGAGGGCCAGCACGACCAGGAATGAGCTGATCAACTTGGTGGAAATTTTAAGATCGTAGAACCATTTCATCGTGGAGCCTCCAGGGTGTTGCAAATACGTCAGCGGGCGACGACGGTTGGCGAATAAGGCGCCTGGGCCGTGCGGGCTTCCAGTTGTACGATTTGGTTGAGCAATGCGGGTATGTCGAGGATCAGGGCCACCGCGCCACTGCCCAAAATGGTGGAGCCGCTGATGCCGCGCAGTGCGCCAAACAACTTGCCCAACGGTTTGATCACGGTCTGGAACTCACCGAGCAGGTCGTCGACGACCAACCCGGCCTTGTGCTCGGCGTAGCGCACCACCACCACGTTCTGGCGTCGGCCGGCGCTGCCTTCGTGGCTGAAGTGCTCGCGCAGGTCCACCAGCGGCAACACCTCGCCGCGCAAGTCCAGGTAGCCCTTGTCACGGCTCGACTGGCGCTGGTGCTCGTCCAGTTCGATGCATTCCTGGACCATGTCCAGCGGGATCACGTAGGTGGATGTATCGATGCCGACCAGAAACCCGTTGATGATCGCCAGGGTCAGCGGCAACCGAATGCGCACCACGGTGCCCTCGCCCGGGCGACTGTC encodes the following:
- a CDS encoding tyrosine-type recombinase/integrase, producing MPAPSSPHPLFETYAKFGELNFSSLKEELPAIRDYLEQFPAETQAIEGYRAVRSFLKSYAGNESTFNSYRTHVERLLLWTMVKSRTPLLAMRRTQAESFMEFCLAPDPSWVGPVVKSRFTRLGARKKTATDTCVLNPDWRPFSQTVAKEERKRAEEENRPALQDTYRLAQGSIAQIFAVCGSFFQHAIDEGFCEQNPFRAVKQKSKYKERNTDNQDTRILTSLQWDFVLETAELLAAEDTKYERTLFIVATIFAMYLRVSDLVGRDNWKPTMGDLRKDGAGNWWYHVVGKGNKAGKISVRDDYVENYLKRWRLHQGLSPLPGFRESTPLIATQRGRAGLSDRHIRVLLQEVFDRALQRMQAEHWPDEDVGRLRAASLHWLRHTSATFDAPHRDMKDLQVDLRHNSLSTTQNVYYNSEDEKRAYSVKRLPMKERS
- a CDS encoding protein-glutamate methylesterase/protein-glutamine glutaminase; this encodes MPTKKISVLLVDDSAVVRQVLMAILSDTPDIHVMGAASDPIFAMDKLAREWPDVIVLDVEMPRMDGITFLKKIMSERPTPVVICSSLTQKGAETSLQALSAGAVEIITKPTTGLKNFLIESAAELVAAIRAAANSNVRNLGKRSATPVPLAPAGKLSADAILPAATGHAMAQTTERIVAIGTSTGGTQALEAVLKALPRVCPGIVIVQHMPEKFTASFAERLNSICAIEVREARNNDRILPGLALIAPGGKHLMVTRSGAYYHAQVIDGPQVNRHRPSVDVLFRSVAKFAGKNATGIIMTGMGDDGARGLKEMLDAGAATVAQDEASCVVFGMPKEAIKLNAAQRIMPLEHIHQAILNG
- the cheD gene encoding chemoreceptor glutamine deamidase CheD, translated to MKMPVGAAEVVLAPGQVCFATRPTRLRTLLGSCVAITFWHPQRLIGGMCHFMLPGRLRHDQPLDGRYGDEALELLLRHALINGTQVQDYQIKLFGGGRMFPDHPRDLRTQDVASMNIRAALALAERHHLHLTAQDMGSTGHRTIMFDVWNGNVWVRHQPMGTLQHDAYQKNQRTAGR
- a CDS encoding CheR family methyltransferase, producing the protein MADTATIDDREFGQFQSWLYRAAGINLSPAKKALVAGRLFKRLKHYELQSYGEYFKLIMKDERKGELQVALDLLTTNETYFFREPKHFDFLRQQVLPKAAPGKVFRVWSAASSSGEEPYSLAMTLAEGLGTTPWEVVGSDISTQVLAKARSGHYAMGRAETLPQPLLVKYCLKGIGRQEGTFLIDKALRSRVNFVQVNLNEALPALGEFDVIFLRNVMIYFDQPTKTQVVARMLPLLKPGGYLIISHSESLNGVNDTVKLVAPSIYRKP
- a CDS encoding chemotaxis protein CheW produces the protein MGAVTTTRHTAVAVDEDAQYLTFMLGGEMFAIGILGIKEIIEYGSLTVVPMMPAFVRGVINLRGAVVPVVDLSARFGRANSAITRRSCVIIIEASTEEGQAQDIGLLVDTVSAVQEIPAAQIEPPPSFGARIRSDFIDGMAKVDGKFVIVLDVDNVMSIDEMSSLAEAGQAPALDLDPR
- a CDS encoding methyl-accepting chemotaxis protein produces the protein MKWFYDLKISTKLISSFLVVLALTAAMGVFAILQLGAVNQAAQDIRGNWMPSMRAAAGMRFFAANYRLKENRYISTDIAEEKAQAGREAVEARQQFETRMGTYEQLLSNEEDRQLLAGAKSAWASYLATSSQVLELSRQNQEDQARSLLRGESKVRFEDLTNRLQKMVELNDAGATAAGDKGSALYENARLAIIAALVAALLIGLGLALFIARIISRPLRQAATAAEQLAEGNLSAPIAPGTKDETGMVLNAMRNMVGKLGHIIGEVRNAADNLASASEQVSATAQSMSQATSEQAASVEETSASIEQMSASINQNTENAKVTDGMASKAAKEATEGGDSVQQTVVAMKKIAQRISIIDDIAYQTNLLALNAAIEAARAGEHGKGFAVVAAEVRKLAERSQVAAQEIGELSSSSVDMAEKAGKLLGEMVPSINKTSDLVQEISAASEEQAAGVAQINTAMTQLNQVTQQNASSSEELAATAEEMSSQAEQLQQAMSFFVLDSTPRPAAQSSNVDNAGSKPGHQPPRVKPQPPRKAFAYSMAGAPDESEFTRF